One genomic segment of uncultured Desulfobacter sp. includes these proteins:
- a CDS encoding ABC transporter ATP-binding protein: MIKIQRLEMKDICKSFQGVHANKDINLEINSGEILGLLGENGAGKTTLMNILYGIYQPDSGNILINGKPVRIANPLESINLGIGMVHQHFMLIQNHSVIENIALGYKDTPFLFPQKILREKIKAFSSQFDFQIDLDQKVWQLSAGEQQRVEIIKTLLNGADLLILDEPTSVLTPQEIKELIEILRRMKADGHSVIFISHKLDEIMDICDRVTVLRKGRIVGGAQTKDTDKMGLARMMVGKDVALTMDREKLPRGERVLNVQNIHVTGDKGLVAVKNVSFELYKNEIFGVAGVAGNGQRELAEAITGIRSIDSGKVLINGRDITNLSPRKIYDYGVSHVPEERIRFGIAPGLFLYDNAILKQHHLKKFSKRYFLKYERVKRHAQSIITDFRVATHSINNQIRNLSGGNIQKLILGREISEQPQLLVASHPTYGLDVGATQFLRQHLLELCRQGSSVLLFSEDLDEIFELCDRVAVIFAGEFMGILDTDDERVNDIGMMMAGSKRIDSEPVEAKIAT, encoded by the coding sequence ATGATTAAGATACAGCGCCTTGAAATGAAGGATATCTGCAAATCGTTCCAGGGTGTCCATGCCAACAAAGATATCAACCTTGAAATCAATTCCGGGGAAATCCTGGGCCTGCTCGGGGAGAACGGAGCCGGCAAGACCACCCTGATGAATATTCTTTACGGCATTTACCAGCCGGATTCGGGAAACATCCTGATCAACGGCAAGCCTGTCCGGATCGCAAATCCCTTGGAATCCATCAATCTTGGTATTGGTATGGTTCATCAGCACTTCATGTTGATCCAGAACCATTCTGTGATTGAAAACATCGCACTTGGATATAAGGACACCCCGTTTTTATTCCCCCAAAAAATCCTGCGTGAAAAGATAAAAGCCTTTTCAAGCCAGTTTGATTTCCAGATTGACCTTGATCAGAAAGTATGGCAGTTGTCCGCCGGCGAGCAGCAGCGGGTTGAAATCATAAAAACCCTTTTAAACGGGGCCGACCTGCTCATCCTGGACGAACCCACATCCGTTCTGACCCCCCAGGAGATCAAGGAACTCATTGAAATTCTTCGCAGAATGAAGGCCGACGGACACAGTGTGATTTTCATCTCCCACAAACTTGATGAAATCATGGATATCTGCGATCGTGTTACCGTACTGCGAAAGGGGCGGATCGTGGGTGGCGCCCAAACCAAGGACACAGATAAAATGGGATTAGCCCGGATGATGGTAGGCAAGGACGTGGCCTTGACCATGGACAGGGAAAAATTGCCCAGGGGAGAACGTGTGCTCAATGTCCAAAACATCCATGTCACAGGGGACAAAGGGCTTGTCGCAGTTAAAAACGTATCCTTTGAGTTGTATAAAAATGAAATATTCGGTGTGGCTGGTGTGGCCGGCAACGGACAACGGGAACTGGCCGAGGCCATCACCGGCATTCGGTCCATTGACTCCGGCAAGGTGCTGATCAACGGCCGGGACATTACCAATCTGTCACCCAGAAAAATTTATGACTACGGGGTCTCCCACGTCCCAGAGGAACGCATCCGCTTCGGCATCGCCCCGGGCCTTTTCCTGTATGACAATGCCATTTTAAAACAGCATCATCTCAAAAAATTTTCCAAACGGTATTTTCTTAAATACGAAAGAGTCAAACGTCATGCGCAGTCCATTATCACCGACTTTCGGGTGGCAACCCACTCCATTAACAACCAGATCAGAAACCTTTCCGGCGGCAACATCCAGAAACTGATCCTGGGTCGGGAAATTAGTGAGCAGCCCCAGTTGCTGGTGGCCTCTCACCCCACCTACGGACTTGATGTGGGCGCCACCCAGTTCCTGCGTCAGCACTTGCTGGAACTGTGCCGTCAGGGCAGTTCCGTGCTGCTGTTTTCAGAGGATTTGGATGAAATTTTTGAGTTGTGCGACCGTGTGGCTGTTATTTTCGCAGGTGAGTTTATGGGCATTCTGGATACGGACGATGAACGCGTCAACGATATCGGAATGATGATGGCCGGCTCAAAACGCATTGATAGTGAGCCGGTGGAGGCCAAGATTGCAACGTAA
- a CDS encoding BMP family ABC transporter substrate-binding protein yields MKIKMSVLIAGFVFLFAMILAGCGEQDKPEQASNAPDKTAELQEAPTAGKKLKAGFIYVGPVGDYGWSHAHDLGKRHVESLYPWLETVIVESVAESDSLRIMDRLVQQQKCDVIFTTSFGYMDDTVKAAEKYPDTKFMHCSGFKRSANLGTYFGDLYQMYYLNGMMAGALTKSNKLGYVAAFPIPELIRHINAYALGAKAVNPDATVNVKWIYAWYGPDKAKEAAEALIAEGCDALAFTEDTPAVIEVGQAHCEKGKLIYTFSHYSPMQAYGKDSVVSGQRMNWGGIYAKILKDIYDGTWNPSRDIWWLTKEKAAILGGSPDDAINPKFVAPLKQALVKTEQYGELSAYDLVMKRYEQMKQGVDVFDPFMGPISDKKGEIKIKEGERASKEDLLSMMYYVSNVKGEIPNSN; encoded by the coding sequence ATGAAAATCAAAATGAGTGTGCTGATTGCCGGTTTTGTTTTTCTTTTTGCAATGATTCTTGCCGGTTGCGGAGAGCAGGACAAACCTGAACAAGCCTCTAATGCCCCTGATAAAACAGCGGAACTCCAGGAAGCACCGACTGCGGGAAAGAAACTGAAAGCCGGTTTCATCTATGTGGGCCCTGTGGGTGATTACGGGTGGTCCCATGCCCATGATTTAGGCAAAAGGCATGTTGAATCCCTGTATCCCTGGTTGGAAACCGTTATTGTTGAATCCGTTGCTGAATCCGATTCCTTGCGAATCATGGATCGTCTTGTCCAGCAGCAAAAATGCGATGTGATCTTCACCACCAGTTTCGGGTACATGGATGACACCGTCAAAGCGGCTGAAAAATATCCGGATACAAAATTCATGCACTGCTCCGGGTTCAAGCGGAGCGCCAATCTGGGTACTTATTTTGGTGATCTGTATCAGATGTACTACCTCAATGGTATGATGGCTGGGGCATTGACCAAGTCGAATAAACTTGGTTATGTGGCTGCCTTCCCCATTCCCGAACTTATCCGCCACATTAATGCCTATGCCCTTGGTGCCAAAGCAGTCAACCCCGATGCCACTGTTAACGTAAAATGGATCTATGCCTGGTACGGTCCGGACAAAGCCAAGGAAGCGGCCGAAGCACTGATCGCTGAAGGCTGTGACGCCCTTGCGTTCACCGAAGATACCCCGGCGGTCATTGAAGTGGGCCAGGCCCATTGTGAAAAAGGAAAACTGATTTACACATTTTCCCATTACTCCCCCATGCAGGCTTATGGCAAAGATTCCGTAGTCTCCGGCCAGCGCATGAACTGGGGCGGCATATATGCCAAAATCCTGAAAGATATTTATGACGGCACCTGGAATCCCAGCCGGGACATCTGGTGGCTGACCAAGGAAAAGGCAGCTATTCTGGGCGGCAGCCCTGATGACGCCATCAACCCCAAATTTGTTGCCCCCCTGAAGCAAGCCCTTGTTAAGACTGAGCAATATGGTGAACTTAGCGCTTATGACCTGGTCATGAAACGCTATGAGCAGATGAAACAGGGCGTTGACGTATTTGATCCGTTCATGGGGCCGATTTCAGACAAAAAGGGTGAGATTAAAATAAAGGAAGGGGAACGGGCATCCAAGGAAGACCTGCTTTCCATGATGTATTATGTGTCCAATGTGAAAGGCGAAATCCCCAACAGCAATTAG
- the proX gene encoding glycine betaine/L-proline ABC transporter substrate-binding protein ProX has translation MSIAKKICFFLVAIFMITATPGWASSDKPGKGITLKPARATWNTGYFQEALVSRALTELGYKVKKPKDLKNPIFYKALALGDLDYWCNGWFPMHNDQLPKNFKDKAQTIGYVAKAGGLQGYLVSKEAVEKYNIKSLNDFKREEVKKAFDKNRDGKADLTACPPGWGCEKVIAHHLKVYDLEDDINPVKASYEAGMASAIGAYKSGEPIFFYTWTPNWTVYKLKPGKDVMWVNVPKILPTEAQAVAVDRMTQSGVEGAVTDPVKLGFVVSDIRIVANKKFLAENPAAKKIFELFTLSLADINEQNTRMNAGEKSAKDIQKHAAEWIAKNQTKWNDWLAQARAAAK, from the coding sequence ATGAGCATCGCAAAAAAAATTTGCTTTTTTCTGGTTGCAATTTTCATGATCACAGCCACTCCTGGCTGGGCATCTTCAGACAAACCCGGAAAAGGCATCACCCTTAAACCTGCACGGGCTACCTGGAACACAGGTTATTTTCAGGAAGCGCTTGTCAGCCGGGCCTTGACCGAGCTTGGTTATAAAGTCAAAAAGCCCAAAGACCTGAAAAACCCGATTTTTTACAAAGCATTGGCCCTGGGCGATTTAGACTACTGGTGCAATGGCTGGTTTCCCATGCATAACGACCAGCTGCCCAAAAATTTCAAAGACAAAGCCCAAACTATCGGATACGTGGCTAAGGCCGGAGGCCTTCAGGGGTATCTGGTATCTAAAGAAGCGGTTGAAAAATACAACATCAAGTCCTTGAACGACTTTAAACGTGAAGAAGTTAAAAAAGCCTTTGACAAAAACCGTGACGGCAAAGCCGACCTGACGGCCTGCCCTCCGGGCTGGGGGTGTGAAAAAGTAATTGCCCATCACTTAAAGGTTTACGATCTGGAAGATGACATCAATCCGGTAAAAGCTTCTTATGAAGCAGGCATGGCGTCTGCCATCGGCGCATACAAATCCGGAGAGCCCATCTTCTTTTATACCTGGACCCCAAACTGGACCGTATATAAACTTAAGCCAGGAAAAGACGTAATGTGGGTCAACGTGCCTAAAATTCTGCCCACCGAGGCCCAGGCTGTGGCCGTGGACAGGATGACCCAGTCCGGCGTTGAAGGCGCAGTGACAGATCCGGTGAAACTGGGATTTGTTGTTTCAGATATCCGTATTGTGGCCAACAAGAAATTTTTGGCGGAAAACCCTGCCGCCAAAAAAATTTTTGAGCTATTCACCCTGTCCCTTGCAGATATCAATGAGCAGAATACCCGCATGAACGCGGGTGAAAAATCAGCAAAAGACATCCAGAAGCATGCCGCGGAATGGATTGCTAAAAATCAAACCAAGTGGAACGACTGGCTGGCCCAGGCCCGGGCCGCTGCCAAATAA
- a CDS encoding proline/glycine betaine ABC transporter permease, with the protein MFDEKVLPIDMWITAFVDWLVNNYRDIFQIIKWPVEQILTGFDIGLNAVPPIIVIGFLAFCAWRFSGWGLAVFSIVAMVFIGLIGFWADTMTTLAMVLASVLFSTIVGVPVGIAAGRSDRVETIARPFLDAMQTTPSFVYLVPIVMLFSVGNVAGVLATIIFAMPPIIRLTSLGIRGVHPELVEAATAFGATRSQVLFKVQIPLAMPTILAGLNQTIMMALAMVVIAALIGAGGLGSPVIQGLNTLDIGLAVMAGLSIVLVAVVLDRITQSMAGKN; encoded by the coding sequence ATGTTTGACGAAAAAGTACTCCCCATAGATATGTGGATCACCGCGTTTGTTGATTGGCTGGTCAATAATTACCGTGATATATTTCAGATAATAAAATGGCCTGTTGAACAGATCTTAACCGGATTTGATATTGGCCTTAACGCCGTACCACCCATCATTGTAATAGGCTTTCTGGCTTTTTGTGCATGGCGCTTTTCAGGATGGGGTTTAGCTGTTTTCAGCATTGTGGCAATGGTCTTTATCGGGCTGATCGGATTCTGGGCAGACACCATGACCACCCTTGCCATGGTTTTAGCCTCTGTTTTGTTTTCCACTATTGTCGGAGTTCCCGTCGGTATTGCCGCCGGGCGCAGTGACCGGGTGGAAACCATTGCCAGACCTTTTTTAGATGCCATGCAGACCACCCCGTCCTTTGTATACCTGGTCCCCATTGTCATGCTCTTTTCCGTGGGTAATGTGGCCGGTGTTCTGGCCACCATTATTTTTGCCATGCCCCCCATCATCCGCCTGACAAGCCTTGGTATCCGCGGGGTGCATCCGGAACTGGTGGAAGCGGCCACCGCCTTTGGCGCCACCCGCAGCCAGGTGCTGTTCAAAGTTCAGATTCCTCTGGCCATGCCCACCATACTGGCAGGGTTGAACCAGACCATTATGATGGCCCTTGCCATGGTTGTCATTGCCGCCTTGATCGGGGCCGGTGGTTTGGGATCGCCTGTAATTCAAGGACTGAATACGCTGGATATAGGCCTTGCTGTGATGGCGGGTTTAAGCATTGTTCTGGTGGCAGTGGTGCTGGACAGGATTACCCAGTCCATGGCCGGTAAAAATTAG
- the proV gene encoding glycine betaine/L-proline ABC transporter ATP-binding protein ProV: protein MEQIIIKNIFKIFGPDPQKAISLIDQGLTKEDVLEKTGMTVGVNNANFSIKRGEIFVVMGLSGSGKSTLVRMFNRLIEPSAGEIHINGQNITAMENKDLVKFRLKHMSMVFQSFALMPHLTVLENAAFGLELAGETKAARRERAAEALSQVGLEGWEDQYPKQLSGGMQQRVGLARALAVDPDIMLMDEAFSALDPLIRTEMQDELLKLQEDSDRTIVFISHDLDEALRIGDRIAIMEGGRVVQVGTPEEILQNPADDYVRAFFRGVDPTNVISAGEIVNTNHPTIIKTKKGDIRSSLELLNARDFNHGYVLNAKRQFLGIISIDSLQEAVEKNKSGEPLETCYLPEVNPANINDNMQEILPEVASKGFPIPVVDDNNVFKGVVSKNRFLKTLHKSEINGHNGSGNEYDEPLQLLQTAL, encoded by the coding sequence ATGGAACAAATCATTATTAAAAATATATTTAAAATATTCGGCCCGGATCCCCAAAAGGCAATATCCCTTATTGATCAGGGTTTGACAAAAGAAGACGTCCTTGAAAAAACCGGCATGACCGTGGGTGTAAATAATGCGAATTTTTCTATTAAACGTGGAGAAATATTTGTGGTCATGGGTCTGTCCGGATCAGGCAAATCTACGCTGGTCAGGATGTTCAACCGGCTGATTGAACCATCGGCCGGAGAAATCCATATTAACGGTCAAAACATCACAGCCATGGAAAATAAGGACCTTGTGAAATTCAGACTTAAACACATGAGCATGGTGTTTCAGTCTTTTGCTCTAATGCCCCATCTCACGGTCCTGGAAAATGCCGCCTTCGGCCTTGAACTGGCCGGAGAAACCAAAGCCGCACGGAGAGAGCGGGCCGCAGAAGCCTTAAGCCAGGTGGGCCTGGAAGGCTGGGAAGACCAGTACCCCAAGCAACTTTCCGGGGGCATGCAGCAGCGCGTCGGCCTGGCCAGGGCATTGGCTGTGGACCCGGACATCATGCTTATGGACGAAGCGTTTTCCGCCCTGGACCCACTGATCCGTACGGAAATGCAGGATGAACTGCTCAAACTCCAGGAAGACAGTGACAGGACTATTGTTTTTATCTCCCATGACCTGGATGAAGCCCTGCGTATTGGCGACCGCATCGCCATCATGGAAGGGGGACGTGTTGTCCAAGTGGGTACGCCCGAAGAAATTCTCCAGAATCCGGCCGACGATTATGTCCGGGCCTTTTTCAGAGGTGTGGATCCCACCAATGTCATTTCAGCCGGAGAAATTGTCAACACAAATCACCCCACAATTATCAAGACCAAAAAAGGCGATATCCGCAGCTCCCTGGAGTTGTTAAATGCCAGGGATTTCAACCACGGATACGTGCTTAATGCCAAACGCCAATTTTTAGGGATTATATCCATAGACTCCCTTCAGGAGGCCGTTGAAAAAAACAAGTCTGGAGAACCACTTGAGACCTGCTATCTGCCGGAAGTCAACCCGGCCAATATCAATGACAATATGCAGGAGATTCTTCCTGAAGTGGCTTCCAAGGGTTTTCCCATTCCGGTAGTTGATGATAATAATGTATTTAAAGGTGTGGTATCAAAAAACAGGTTCCTGAAAACCCTTCACAAATCAGAAATTAACGGCCATAACGGATCCGGCAACGAATATGACGAACCGCTCCAACTCCTTCAAACCGCTCTTTAG
- a CDS encoding sensor domain-containing diguanylate cyclase, producing the protein MQNRLGQGTQKALNLFFILFFVIGSLISGLSAWFYQSELNTFFSKIKTQEKKALNYKHDDITEKFNDIIGDLIFLSRQNELLTYLDLKNIKTKRAIQKEYISMALAQKTYDQIRYIDNSGMECVRVNYANGNPEAVPAEKLQNKASRYYFTDTIRLGRQEIFVSPLDLNIEHGKIEEPLKPMLRFGTPVFNNNGEKQGIVLLNYLAKNLLDYIRERKIETTSEGMLLNTEGYWLLNPIKEKEWGFMFDNRNRLSFAVDYPQEWRMIREQKSGQINTEKGLFTFITIYPLQEGHISSPGLHSPYKPSVKTLNPSEYFWVLVSHIPLDVMKSYKQELLKKIIAVGAGSFLLISFGLWQLAFAIIKYRIYQAQLIELAYYDSLTKLPNRKFFFDRLEKEISHAHRHKRRLGLLYVDLDGFKKINDTMGHHAGDELLIKVGATLEKTLRKADTVGRLGGDEFAVILSEIKAPENVMRVGEKIVLAMGQPFQLKAGIAQIGASVGAAIFPDHEVTMERLTKQADSAMYKAKETGKGTCIMASAEARQ; encoded by the coding sequence GTGCAAAATAGACTTGGTCAAGGTACGCAAAAAGCACTAAATCTGTTTTTCATTTTATTCTTTGTAATAGGTTCGCTGATATCGGGGTTAAGCGCCTGGTTCTATCAATCAGAACTAAATACTTTTTTTTCTAAAATAAAAACGCAAGAAAAAAAAGCTTTGAATTATAAGCACGATGATATCACGGAAAAATTCAATGACATCATCGGGGACTTAATATTTTTATCGCGTCAAAACGAGCTTTTAACGTATTTAGATCTTAAAAACATTAAAACGAAAAGGGCTATTCAAAAAGAATACATTTCAATGGCGTTGGCCCAAAAAACTTACGACCAGATCCGATATATAGATAACAGCGGTATGGAATGCGTGCGGGTCAATTACGCAAATGGAAATCCAGAAGCTGTCCCTGCAGAAAAACTGCAAAATAAGGCCAGTCGTTATTATTTCACGGATACTATTAGATTAGGGCGACAGGAAATCTTTGTCTCTCCTCTGGATTTGAATATTGAACATGGCAAAATAGAGGAACCCCTCAAACCAATGCTTCGCTTTGGCACCCCTGTTTTCAATAATAATGGGGAAAAACAAGGCATAGTGCTGCTTAACTACCTTGCTAAAAATCTTTTAGATTACATTCGGGAGAGAAAAATTGAAACAACGAGCGAGGGCATGTTGCTTAACACGGAAGGATACTGGTTGTTAAACCCAATCAAAGAAAAGGAATGGGGATTCATGTTTGACAATAGGAATCGACTTTCTTTTGCTGTGGATTATCCCCAAGAATGGCGCATGATTCGGGAACAAAAGTCCGGCCAGATAAATACTGAAAAGGGATTGTTTACATTCATTACTATTTATCCATTGCAAGAAGGGCATATATCCAGTCCAGGTTTGCACTCCCCATACAAACCAAGTGTAAAGACATTAAACCCCTCAGAATATTTTTGGGTGTTAGTTTCCCATATACCCCTTGACGTCATGAAAAGCTATAAACAAGAATTGTTAAAAAAAATTATTGCCGTTGGGGCAGGATCATTTTTATTAATCTCATTTGGGTTGTGGCAATTGGCTTTTGCTATAATCAAATATCGAATTTATCAAGCTCAGCTTATCGAATTGGCCTATTATGACTCCTTAACCAAACTACCAAATAGAAAATTTTTTTTCGATCGACTGGAAAAGGAAATATCACATGCACATAGACACAAACGTCGTTTAGGCTTGTTGTATGTTGATTTGGATGGCTTCAAAAAAATTAATGACACAATGGGTCACCATGCCGGAGATGAACTTTTGATAAAGGTCGGGGCAACACTGGAGAAAACGCTACGTAAAGCGGACACGGTGGGGCGTTTAGGTGGGGATGAATTCGCCGTAATTTTATCTGAAATCAAGGCACCTGAAAATGTTATGCGAGTAGGTGAAAAAATTGTGTTGGCAATGGGTCAACCATTCCAACTTAAGGCAGGGATTGCTCAAATCGGAGCCAGCGTTGGTGCAGCCATTTTCCCTGATCATGAGGTGACAATGGAGCGCCTTACTAAGCAGGCCGATAGCGCCATGTACAAAGCCAAAGAAACGGGGAAAGGCACCTGCATCATGGCTTCAGCGGAAGCCCGACAATAA
- a CDS encoding cyclic nucleotide-binding domain-containing protein, whose translation MDSSKACLSESIIFKGLEARDIDNLVPLFSRRTVVSGEILAQAGHSTQFFFLLEEGALLVAMEEGRAVVLNRPGDFAGLSMVSLNGTNTATITALEKGVVWVVSCLDMLDLTGHDTQIGAIIMDGWQQFCEEKAPFCSNKN comes from the coding sequence ATGGACAGTTCTAAAGCATGCTTATCAGAATCTATCATCTTTAAGGGCCTTGAGGCCCGGGATATTGACAATCTCGTTCCGTTGTTTTCACGGAGGACGGTTGTGTCTGGTGAAATTTTGGCACAGGCGGGTCATAGCACCCAGTTTTTCTTTCTTCTGGAAGAAGGTGCTCTGCTTGTGGCCATGGAAGAGGGCAGGGCTGTGGTGCTCAACAGGCCAGGGGACTTTGCAGGCCTGTCAATGGTGAGCCTGAATGGCACAAATACTGCCACAATTACAGCGCTGGAAAAAGGGGTTGTTTGGGTTGTATCCTGCCTGGATATGCTTGATCTAACCGGACATGATACCCAGATAGGGGCTATCATTATGGATGGGTGGCAGCAGTTCTGCGAAGAAAAAGCCCCTTTTTGTTCAAATAAAAATTAA
- a CDS encoding OadG family protein, which translates to MNGVDAVGVLYGLEAINAHNGWAISVVGVTIVFTGLVSLSVLISQLHKLVSLYNDPGRITQLFALKSKSAVKAGIPKKHLVLTEAQKKICRQYNLLAQTMDDVISLPKLLRMAELSGLKDPHANINFLLKSGILCADDQGYFRWDEDIFIRAVS; encoded by the coding sequence TTGAATGGAGTTGACGCGGTCGGCGTTCTTTATGGACTTGAGGCCATAAACGCCCATAACGGATGGGCCATTTCTGTTGTGGGCGTCACTATTGTGTTTACAGGGCTTGTCTCCCTGTCCGTCCTGATCTCCCAGCTTCACAAGTTGGTGAGCCTGTATAATGATCCTGGAAGAATAACACAACTGTTTGCTTTAAAATCTAAGTCTGCTGTCAAAGCGGGTATCCCTAAAAAGCATCTGGTCCTCACTGAGGCTCAAAAAAAGATATGCCGGCAATATAACCTTTTGGCTCAGACCATGGATGATGTGATTTCTTTGCCAAAACTTTTGCGTATGGCCGAGCTTTCCGGCCTTAAGGACCCCCATGCCAATATAAATTTCCTGCTTAAATCCGGCATTCTGTGCGCCGATGATCAGGGATATTTCAGATGGGATGAGGATATATTCATCCGTGCCGTTTCTTAA